In one Lachnospiraceae bacterium GAM79 genomic region, the following are encoded:
- the panB gene encoding 3-methyl-2-oxobutanoate hydroxymethyltransferase, with product MKNTTTSIMQMKNSGHKISMLTAYDYTTARLLDEAGVNTILVGDSLGNVILGYEDTISVTVEDMIHHSAAVARGAKNALVVTDLPFMSYQTSVYDAVVNAGRLMKEGRAGAVKLEGGKEVCPQIKAIVSAGIPVVAHLGLTPQSINTFGGFKVQGKTEAAAKKLIEDAKAVEEAGAFLLVLECVPAKLAKLVTESINIPTIGIGAGAGCNGQVLVIYDMLGMFSDFKPKFVKHFANAGDMIREAVKTYIAEIDDGTFPAEEHCYKIDDEVIDKLY from the coding sequence ATGAAGAACACAACAACATCAATTATGCAGATGAAGAATTCCGGGCATAAGATTTCTATGCTGACAGCGTATGATTATACGACAGCAAGATTATTGGACGAAGCAGGAGTCAACACGATCCTTGTCGGTGATTCCCTCGGAAATGTAATCCTTGGATATGAGGATACGATCTCCGTAACCGTAGAAGACATGATCCATCATAGCGCAGCCGTTGCAAGAGGAGCCAAGAATGCACTGGTTGTAACCGATCTTCCATTTATGTCCTATCAGACCAGTGTATATGACGCAGTCGTAAATGCAGGCCGTCTGATGAAGGAAGGCAGAGCCGGAGCTGTAAAGTTAGAAGGTGGTAAAGAAGTCTGCCCACAGATTAAAGCAATCGTATCAGCAGGAATCCCTGTTGTTGCACATCTGGGACTGACTCCGCAGTCAATCAATACTTTCGGTGGCTTTAAGGTTCAGGGTAAGACAGAAGCAGCAGCTAAGAAGCTGATCGAGGATGCCAAGGCAGTAGAAGAAGCAGGTGCGTTTTTACTGGTACTGGAGTGTGTCCCTGCAAAGCTTGCAAAGCTTGTAACAGAGAGCATCAACATTCCTACGATCGGAATCGGAGCAGGAGCAGGATGCAACGGACAGGTTCTTGTAATTTACGATATGCTTGGCATGTTCAGTGATTTTAAGCCGAAGTTTGTAAAGCATTTTGCAAATGCAGGAGACATGATTCGTGAAGCAGTAAAGACTTATATAGCAGAGATTGACGATGGAACATTTCCGGCAGAAGAACACTGCTACAAAATTGATGACGAAGTAATCGATAAATTATACTAA
- a CDS encoding DUF2520 domain-containing protein, which produces MRIGFIGAGKVGFTLGKYLEQNLKKEKIQKNLPETVTVSGYYSRQVESAKEAAAFTDTAVFDDLKKIVCASDVLMLTVPDGRIEAVWDSIKAFDIKGKLICHCSGAMTSNIFSGVTEAGAFGYSIHPMYAISSKTKSYREMQKCFFTVEGDEEWGNEICRFIRLLGNDCVLLSTENKTKYHAAAVFASNLVNGLYGSAVSLLEDCGFENKQAERALVPLFMGNASHIAEDGPVAGLTGPIERNDTTTVKKHLNVLEKNEKYIYTGVSRAVVTLAEQKYPDRDYSEMKNILSKQE; this is translated from the coding sequence ATGAGGATTGGATTTATCGGTGCAGGCAAAGTAGGCTTTACACTTGGAAAGTATCTTGAGCAGAATTTGAAAAAAGAAAAGATACAAAAGAATCTTCCGGAGACAGTAACCGTATCCGGATATTACAGCAGACAGGTGGAGAGCGCAAAAGAAGCTGCAGCATTTACCGATACCGCAGTGTTTGATGATCTGAAGAAGATCGTTTGTGCAAGCGATGTCCTGATGCTTACCGTTCCGGATGGAAGAATAGAAGCAGTGTGGGACAGTATAAAAGCCTTTGATATCAAGGGCAAACTGATCTGTCATTGTAGTGGTGCTATGACATCTAATATTTTTTCAGGTGTAACAGAGGCAGGAGCCTTTGGTTATTCGATTCATCCTATGTATGCAATCAGTTCAAAGACAAAATCCTACAGGGAAATGCAGAAATGTTTTTTTACAGTAGAAGGTGATGAAGAGTGGGGAAATGAAATTTGCCGCTTTATTCGTCTTTTAGGAAATGACTGTGTACTTCTCTCAACAGAAAATAAAACAAAATATCATGCTGCAGCAGTATTTGCCAGTAATCTGGTAAATGGTCTGTACGGATCGGCAGTTTCATTACTGGAAGACTGCGGATTTGAAAATAAACAGGCAGAACGTGCGCTTGTTCCATTATTTATGGGAAATGCATCGCATATAGCAGAAGATGGACCGGTGGCAGGGCTGACCGGACCGATTGAGAGAAATGACACAACGACAGTAAAGAAACATCTGAATGTTCTTGAAAAAAATGAGAAATATATTTATACCGGTGTATCAAGAGCTGTAGTTACTCTGGCAGAACAGAAATATCCTGACCGTGATTATTCAGAGATGAAGAATATTCTATCAAAGCAGGAGTAA
- the purE gene encoding 5-(carboxyamino)imidazole ribonucleotide mutase codes for MRVAIIMGSTSDLPKVEPAIGILKDYGVAVDVRCLSAHRAHAGLSEFIEEANNNGTQVIITAAGMAAALPGVVASQTVIPVIGVPISGSVLDGMDALLSIVQMPSGIPVATVAINGSKNAAYLALQIIGNSNAEVRKKLLAERESMEAAAMKANAEVIAKYN; via the coding sequence ATGAGAGTAGCGATCATTATGGGATCAACAAGTGACCTGCCTAAGGTTGAGCCGGCAATTGGCATTTTAAAAGATTATGGAGTAGCTGTTGATGTAAGATGCCTGTCTGCACACAGAGCACATGCAGGACTTTCAGAGTTTATTGAAGAAGCAAATAATAATGGAACACAGGTTATCATTACTGCAGCAGGTATGGCAGCAGCACTTCCGGGTGTTGTAGCAAGCCAGACAGTTATTCCGGTTATCGGTGTACCGATTTCCGGTTCAGTATTAGATGGAATGGATGCACTTCTTTCTATCGTTCAGATGCCATCCGGTATCCCTGTAGCAACAGTAGCGATCAACGGAAGCAAGAATGCAGCATACCTGGCACTTCAGATCATTGGAAATAGCAATGCAGAAGTAAGAAAGAAACTTTTAGCAGAACGTGAGTCCATGGAAGCTGCAGCTATGAAGGCAAATGCAGAAGTAATAGCAAAATATAATTAA